From a single Candidatus Defluviilinea gracilis genomic region:
- a CDS encoding 4'-phosphopantetheinyl transferase superfamily protein: protein MNQTSWLRPPENLDLTTDRVDVWRVHLSSTTPSEATLSAEERQRAARFHFDADRDRYIVAHASLRDILARYLQCEPSELKFSTNEYGKPSLNRSNDSAKRPCGVSRFAKLTTEVVTTKDIEFNLSHSSDFALIAVTRGRKIGVDVEQIRADIELENLARRNFSPREVSELMALPLEQRTLGFFHCWTRKEAYIKAQGLGLSLPLDSFDVSLDEPAILRATRPDANESARWSLHSLDVESNYDAALAVEGNGLEIRCWDW from the coding sequence ATGAATCAAACAAGTTGGCTTCGTCCACCGGAAAATCTCGATCTCACAACAGATCGCGTGGACGTCTGGCGCGTTCACCTGAGTTCGACGACGCCGAGTGAAGCCACTCTCTCAGCAGAGGAACGTCAACGCGCCGCGCGTTTTCATTTTGACGCAGACCGCGACCGCTACATCGTTGCCCATGCCAGCCTGCGTGATATTCTCGCGCGTTACCTGCAATGCGAACCGAGCGAATTGAAATTTTCGACAAACGAATATGGAAAACCATCTCTAAACCGTAGTAACGACTCCGCGAAGCGCCCCTGTGGGGTTAGTCGTTTTGCTAAATTAACGACTGAAGTCGTTACTACAAAAGATATCGAATTCAATCTCTCCCACTCAAGCGACTTCGCATTGATCGCCGTCACGCGCGGACGAAAGATCGGCGTTGACGTTGAACAAATCCGCGCAGACATCGAGTTGGAAAACCTTGCCCGCCGAAATTTCTCGCCGCGTGAAGTTTCCGAGTTAATGGCTCTCCCGCTCGAACAGCGGACGCTCGGCTTCTTCCATTGTTGGACGCGGAAAGAGGCATACATCAAAGCGCAGGGACTCGGCTTATCCCTGCCGTTGGATTCGTTCGATGTGTCGCTTGACGAGCCAGCCATCCTCCGCGCAACGAGACCCGACGCAAACGAATCCGCGCGTTGGTCGTTACATTCGTTGGATGTCGAATCAAACTACGACGCCGCGTTGGCTGTCGAGGGCAACGGCTTGGAAATCAGGTGTTGGGATTGGTGA
- a CDS encoding FkbM family methyltransferase: MRLKNQRFFLWFNKLVFPLFYLRHQGKPVTLVQADSKTRFQTRVNTSDILVVWEIWKAKIYDDPRFPIRAGDVILDIGAHIGGFAVRAAQLAAPGNVYAYEASRSNFDLLAENKALNNVANLHVHHTAVSDKRGEMEFFLPGDNGALGSLLQDANSPRERVRAVTLADILSENNIEQVDCLKMDVEGAEYGILANCSRETLERIRYIVMEYHEFVDDSRSHRDLVRLLESHGFRVVVEGGIFPQKILFGTGIIKAWRE, translated from the coding sequence ATGCGGCTAAAGAATCAACGCTTCTTCCTCTGGTTCAATAAACTGGTCTTCCCGTTGTTTTACCTGCGGCATCAGGGAAAACCTGTGACGCTGGTTCAAGCGGATTCCAAGACTCGGTTCCAAACACGCGTAAACACGTCCGACATCCTCGTGGTTTGGGAAATCTGGAAAGCGAAAATTTACGACGACCCAAGATTCCCCATCCGCGCGGGGGACGTGATTTTGGACATCGGCGCGCACATCGGCGGATTCGCAGTCCGCGCCGCGCAACTCGCCGCGCCGGGGAACGTCTACGCTTATGAAGCCTCGCGCAGTAACTTTGATTTGCTCGCTGAAAACAAAGCCCTGAATAACGTTGCCAATCTTCACGTACATCACACTGCCGTGTCAGACAAGCGCGGCGAGATGGAATTTTTCCTGCCGGGCGATAACGGCGCGTTGGGATCGTTGTTGCAGGATGCGAACAGCCCGCGTGAAAGAGTCCGCGCCGTGACTCTCGCAGACATTCTTTCAGAGAACAACATCGAACAGGTTGACTGTTTGAAGATGGACGTCGAAGGTGCGGAATATGGAATTCTCGCCAACTGTTCGCGCGAAACGCTGGAACGAATCCGCTACATCGTGATGGAATATCACGAGTTCGTGGACGACTCGCGCAGTCACCGCGACTTGGTTCGTTTGCTGGAGTCGCATGGATTCCGAGTCGTCGTTGAAGGAGGAATCTTCCCGCAGAAGATTCTGTTCGGCACGGGAATCATCAAGGCATGGCGGGAATGA
- a CDS encoding thioesterase, giving the protein MRVFFFPYAGGGPAAFAKMCNGLAASFEGQAVHYPGRGSRSPQPPLTDLLALVENLAQAIPPLLDKPFAFFGHSMGGLIAFELARTLRRKGLAQPNILFVSACAAPQLPNPHPSIHQLPDAEFVNELKKLNGIPPEILQNNELIGLSLPTIRADFEMLETYQYQPAAPLNCPLIALGGTDDSRVSRERLAGWSMHTKTSFESQFFAGDHFFITTASESVLKFMEGKLL; this is encoded by the coding sequence ATGCGCGTCTTCTTTTTCCCATACGCGGGAGGCGGACCCGCCGCGTTCGCAAAGATGTGCAATGGACTCGCCGCTTCTTTCGAAGGGCAGGCTGTTCACTATCCAGGACGCGGTTCGCGCAGTCCCCAGCCTCCGCTCACCGACCTGCTCGCCCTCGTCGAGAATCTTGCGCAAGCGATCCCTCCGCTGTTGGATAAACCGTTCGCGTTCTTCGGTCACAGCATGGGGGGCTTGATCGCGTTCGAACTTGCGCGAACCCTTCGCCGAAAAGGACTCGCGCAACCGAACATCCTTTTCGTCTCCGCGTGCGCCGCGCCGCAACTTCCGAATCCGCATCCGTCAATTCATCAACTCCCCGACGCGGAATTTGTGAACGAATTAAAAAAACTCAACGGCATCCCTCCCGAAATTTTGCAGAACAATGAATTGATAGGACTCTCGCTCCCGACCATCCGCGCCGACTTCGAGATGCTCGAAACCTACCAATATCAACCCGCCGCGCCGCTGAATTGTCCCCTCATTGCCCTCGGCGGGACTGATGACTCCCGCGTCAGCCGCGAGAGACTCGCAGGCTGGTCAATGCACACGAAAACTTCTTTTGAATCGCAATTTTTCGCGGGAGATCATTTCTTCATCACAACTGCGAGCGAATCAGTGTTGAAATTTATGGAAGGGAAACTTCTATAG